A window from Spiroplasma endosymbiont of Aspidapion aeneum encodes these proteins:
- a CDS encoding type 1 glutamine amidotransferase domain-containing protein, whose amino-acid sequence MKKNILIVGTNANNMNGHPTGLWADEIIEPWEIFNANNFKTTISSLLGGNIPIDQISINNDYLEKYDKELKIITNSKKITDLDLDEFDAIYFAGGHGALVDFANSKLVSDLINKFLDDNKYVAAVCHGLSALCNVKRNDKWVVENKKITGFTNTEEIKAKLEKIVPFSLEDVLVEQKANFIKTDDFSAHTIEDGLILTGQNPQSSKKLANLIVNKIDSKID is encoded by the coding sequence ATGAAAAAAAATATTTTAATTGTTGGTACAAATGCAAATAATATGAACGGACACCCAACAGGATTGTGAGCTGATGAAATTATCGAACCATGGGAGATTTTTAATGCTAACAATTTTAAAACAACAATAAGCAGTTTATTAGGGGGCAATATTCCAATTGACCAAATTTCTATTAACAATGATTATTTAGAAAAGTATGATAAGGAATTAAAAATAATCACAAATTCAAAAAAAATAACAGACCTTGATTTAGATGAATTTGATGCTATTTACTTTGCTGGTGGCCATGGTGCACTTGTAGATTTTGCAAATTCAAAACTTGTTAGTGATTTGATTAATAAGTTTTTAGATGATAATAAATATGTTGCTGCTGTATGTCATGGATTATCTGCATTATGTAATGTTAAAAGAAATGACAAATGAGTAGTAGAAAATAAAAAGATCACCGGTTTTACAAATACAGAAGAAATTAAGGCAAAACTTGAAAAAATAGTTCCATTTTCTTTAGAAGATGTTTTAGTAGAACAAAAAGCAAACTTTATCAAAACCGATGATTTTTCTGCCCACACGATTGAGGATGGTTTAATTTTGACCGGTCAAAATCCTCAGTCTAGCAAAAAATTAGCAAACCTTATTGTAAATAAGATAGATTCTAAAATTGATTAG